Genomic segment of Rhodocaloribacter litoris:
GCGTTTTTCGTCGAGCCGGAGCACACGGCCGGCGGGCGGGTGGAGCCGGTGGCGACCGTCTTTCTGACCAACCGGGAGTGCCCGTTCCGCTGCCTCATGTGCGACCTCTGGCGGCACACCACCGACGCGCCGTTGCCCCCGGGGCTGATCCCCGCACAGATCGACCATGCGCTCGAACGCCTGCCGCCGGCCCGCCACGTCAAGCTCTACAACAGCGGCAACTTCTTCGACCGGAAGGCCATCCCACCGGCGGATCATGCGGCCATCGCCGCGCGGGTGCGGGGCTTCGAGACGGTCATCGTCGAGAACCACCCGAAACTCTGCGGCGACGACGTGCGCCGCTTTCGTGACCGCCTCGACGGGCGGCTGGAGGTGGCCCTCGGCCTGGAGACGGCCCACCCCGGCGTCCTCGAACGGCTCAATAAACGCATGACCCTTGCCGACTTCGAGCGGGCCGTCGCGTTCTTGAGAAAGGAGGACATCGACGTGCGGGCGTTCATCCTGCTGCGCCCGCCGTTCATGACGGAGGAAGAGGGGATCGACTGGGCGCTTCGCTCGATCCGCTTCGCCTTCGACGCCGGCGCCGGGTGCTGCGCCGTCATCCCCACCCGGGGCGACACCGGGCTGATGGCCCGCCTGGCCCGCGACGGCTTCTTCGCACCGCCGTCGATGCGGGCCATCGAGACGGTGCTGGAGGAGGGGCTGCGGATGGGCCGGGGCCGGGTGTTCATGGACCTGTGGGACCTGGAGCGCTTCTTCGATTGCCCGCGCTGCGGTCCGGCCCGCCGCGAGCGGCTTCACCGTATGAACCTCACCCAGCGCCTTGCCCCGCCCGTCGCCTGCCCCTGCCGCCCGGCCGGATGAAGGCCGCCCGGGTGGAAGGGGCGGCCCCCTGAACGTCTTTCCCGATGTCGAAAACCGACATGATGGCTTCACCTGCCCTGACCGTCGACGTCGCCGTGCTGGGCTCCGGCTTCGGCGGGAGCCTCTCCGCGCTGATCCTGCACCGCCTCGGCTACCGCGTAGCGGTTTTCGACCGGGCGCGGCACCCACGCTTCACCATCGGCGAGTCGTCCACGCCCGTGGCCGACATGATCCTGCGCGACCTGTGCGACCGCTACGACCTGCCGCGCCTGCGCCCGCTGTGGAAGTACGGCACCTGGCAGGCGGCCTACCCGGCGCTCACGTGCGGGCTCAAGCGCGGCTTCAGCTATTTCCGGCACGAGCCGGGTGAAGACTTCGTCCCGCGCCCGGACCACGCCAACGAACTGCTCGTGGCCGCCAGCCGCGACGAGGCCACGAGCGACACCCACTGGCTCCGGGCCGAGGTGGATGCCTTCTTTGCGGGCGAGGTGCGGGCGGCCGGCATACTCCTGTTCGAAGAGACGGCCGTGACCGTGTACCCGGACGGGACCGGATGGCGGCTTGCCGGCCGGAACCGCGCGGGGAACGTCCGGTGCCGTGCCGGCTTCGTGATCGACGCCACCGGACCGGCCGCCGTGGTACCGGAAGCGCTCGGGCTGCCCGCCGCGCCGGCCACGGCGTTCCGGACGAACAGCCGGGCCGTCTACGGCCATTTTGCAGGGGTACCCACGTGGGCTTCCCGGCTCACGATGCGGGGGGCGAACCTCGCCGACCACCCGTTCCCCTGCGATGCGGCCGCCCTGCACCACCTCCTCGAGGCGGCCTGGATGTGGATGCTCCGCTTCCGGGACGGCCGCCTCAGCGCGGGCCTCGTCCTCGACGCCCGGCGGCACCCTCCCCGGCCGGACCGCCCGCCGGAGGACGAATGGGCGTGCCGGCTCCACGCCTACCCGGCGCTCCGGGAGCTCTTTGCGACCGCACGCGTCGTCGATCCGCCGGGGCGGCTCGTGGCGACGCCCCGGCTTCAGCGCCGGTGGGAACGGGTTGCCGGGGCGGGGTGGGCGCTCCTGCCGCACACCGCCGGCTTCGTCGACCCGCTGCACAGCACCGGCATCGCCCATACGCTCGGCGGCATCGAGCGGCTGATGCGGGCCTTCGAACGGGGACCGGGCCACGCGCATTTTCCTGAACGGCTGGCCGCCTACGAGCGGGCCGTTCTGGCCGAACTTTCGCTGATCGACGGGCTCGTGGCCGTCTGCTACGAGGCCCTGCCGGACTTTCGCCTCTTCACCGCGGCCGCGATGCTCTATTTTGCCGCGACGATCACGTACGAGCAGGCACGGGCCCGCCACGGTTTCGACGAGGCAGGGTATCTCTTCCGGGCGGAGGACCCGGCGCTGCGCCGCCTCGTCGACGAGGCCCATACACGGCTGGCCCGCCTCCGGCAAGGGAAACGGTCGGAAGCGGTGGTCCGGGCCTTCGAGGCATGGGTGGAAGCGGCCATCGCGCCCTACAACACCGCCGGGCTGTTCCATCCGCCGGTGCCGAACATGTATCACCACACGGTTGCGCCGCTCGTCGAGGCGGAAGGACTCAGAGCACCAGGCGCAGGGACATCGACAGCGCATCCGGGGCAATCACGGGCGTGATCGACAACCGGCGTCGCTCGGCCAGGTGGCGCTTCGAAAGGTGGTAGGCCGTCAGAAAGCCGATGGCGCCCCCGGCGATGACGTCCGTGGCCCAGTGCTTGTCCCGGGCCAGGCGGGCCAGAGCCGTCCCCGTCGAGAGGGCGAACAGGCCGTACGTGACGGGATGAGGGTAATACAGCACCCAGGGTGTCAGCAGGGCGAAGGCGGCCGTCGTGTGGCCCGAGGGAAAAGAAGTGTGGCCGGAGAAGGGATCGAAGTCGTGCGCCCCGTCTCCCTCGAAGGGACGCTCCCGGCCGAAGGCGTATTTGAGCCCGTAGCTGATGGCCCCGGCATAGATCAGGGATTGCAGTGAGGTGAAGGCGGCATCCTGCAGGTGCGTATCCCGGGTGAGGAGCGAGGCGGCAAAAACCGCTACCGCCGGCAGCTTGACACCGGGGCCGCCGAAGTGGTTGGCGAAATCGAGGAAATCGCCGAAGCGTCCCCGGTACCGCTGCTGGATCGCCGGGTTGATGGCCGGGTCGAAATGGGAGAGCGGAAGGAGAAAGGCCGCAGCGGAGGCGACGTACAGCGGCGTGCGCTCGTCGATCGTCCGGGTCAGCGCAAGGGCATCCCGGTACATCCACCGCAGAAAGCGGGCACGATCCGATGACGGCTGCGCGGTGGCGGTTTCACAGAGACATGTCAGGCTGAGGACGCACAGGACCACGCAGGTGCCGGCACGCGGGGAGCAAGAACAGAGCATCGTGATGCGGCGGGTTCTACGAACGGAAGGAAGCAAACCCGATGTGCGGGTTTTAATCCGTAATGAGCTTGGCGAATTGCAGCGGAGGCAGCCCCTGCTGCTGACACAGAAGCACAGCCAGCGTATGACTACAGAGCTTCCTGAGCCATCGATTACACAGGTGCCAGCGGTCTCGCGCCCACACGTGCTTGGCCTGAAATCGCTCCACGAACTGCCCGATCACTGTCTCGATGCGTCGCCGCTTCTGCGTCAGACTCCTCGACCAGTGCGGCGAGGCCCCCCGCTTCTTCGGCGTAATCAGCCGTGTGCCGGCCTCGGCCAGCTCCGCAAACAGGCGCGGGCTCCAGTAGTTGCGATCCGCCAGACCCACGCCCTGCGCCTCGTCGGTCAGCGCCGGGGCCACCGAGAGGTCATGTACGTTGGCCGGAGCCAGTTCGCTCTCTACGACGACGCCCGGCCAGACCACCCGCAGATGGCTGCGCAGGCCGTAGAAGGTCTGTTTAGCCATCTCGTCGTAGCCATAGGTGGCCTCCTCGGCCAGCACCCGGCAGCGATAGGCGCGGGCGAGGCGACAAACGGGCATCGGAAAGCTGTCGATGATCCACAAGGTCGGATCACAGGCTATGCGGCGCAGCAGCCGCTGATGCAGACGCTGTTTGACCGCCCAGAGGTTGGCAGCCTGTCGGGTGAAGGTCGTGCGATGCACCTTGAGGAGCTTCGGAAAGAAGGCTCCATGATGGCGACGGAAGTAGTGGAAGATGCCGCTGTCGGTGTCGTAGCCGAGAAACTCGCCGATGATCTCGCAGGCCAGGACGACGCTGTCGGCCAGTTTGGGCGCGGGGCCTCGGCTGCGAAGCGTGAGGCCGTCGTCTTTCATCTCGGTGAGCATGTCATCGATGAGGCAGAAAACCGTTATTATGTAGTCGGTGAGGGACATGGCTGGCTGCGGGCTGGTGCTCTGTTTTGCGTACAACAACACAGAGGCCGGTCGGCACCAGTCTGTTCCTCATCCTAAAAACCTGCACATCGGGTAAGCAAGGTGGAAGAAGGTCGTAGACGTGCGGCATAGACGACATCGGCTCCGTTCGGAAAAGCTAAATCCCGGGTGCCGCCCAAATTACGGAACGTGCCGCCCGTACGCAAAGGGCCTCCGCGTTTTCCGGCAAAGGGGGGGGTCCGGCAGGCGGGCCGTTGCGGGATGTGTTCCCTCCCTCCCGAAGGGCGGTGCCGGGAGGGAGGGAACGCGTCCGGATGCGGGGTCAGCGGTTGAAGTGATACTTCACCGACAGGCCCGTGTAGACGCTCCGCCCCGGTGCCGGGTCGAAGAAGGCGGGCTGGCCATTGCCGAAGGCCCGGGCGTTCAACGCGGCCTGTGAGGTGTACAGCACGTCGAAGAGGTTGTCCACCCCCACGAAGGCGTTGACGTCGAGGAGCCGGCCGAGGGAGCCGGCATAGCCGGCCTTCACGTCGACGACGGAGTACGCGGGGTTGAAGGCGGTGTTGTCGTCGTTGAGGGGGGCGTCGTCGTTGAAGAAATAGGTCGCGTGGAGGTAGAACCCGGCCGCCGTCGTCACGTCGAGGCCGGCCGAGACGACGTGGGGGGCGATGCCGGTGAGGGCGTTCCCGGAGAAGTCGGCGAGGACGTTTCCCCCGGCGTCGAGCAGGCGGAAGTCCTCGAAGGTGAAGTCCGAGTAGGTATAGCTCAGGAAGGGGCGGAGGGTGGTGAAGAACGCCCGGGGCGGGAGGGGCACCGGGAAGG
This window contains:
- a CDS encoding radical SAM protein; protein product: MDPLLGAERQGAPGDAAVVRGPWPRFDDAAIVAARPPKAPVDPHRPYAFFVEPEHTAGGRVEPVATVFLTNRECPFRCLMCDLWRHTTDAPLPPGLIPAQIDHALERLPPARHVKLYNSGNFFDRKAIPPADHAAIAARVRGFETVIVENHPKLCGDDVRRFRDRLDGRLEVALGLETAHPGVLERLNKRMTLADFERAVAFLRKEDIDVRAFILLRPPFMTEEEGIDWALRSIRFAFDAGAGCCAVIPTRGDTGLMARLARDGFFAPPSMRAIETVLEEGLRMGRGRVFMDLWDLERFFDCPRCGPARRERLHRMNLTQRLAPPVACPCRPAG
- a CDS encoding NAD(P)/FAD-dependent oxidoreductase, which produces MMASPALTVDVAVLGSGFGGSLSALILHRLGYRVAVFDRARHPRFTIGESSTPVADMILRDLCDRYDLPRLRPLWKYGTWQAAYPALTCGLKRGFSYFRHEPGEDFVPRPDHANELLVAASRDEATSDTHWLRAEVDAFFAGEVRAAGILLFEETAVTVYPDGTGWRLAGRNRAGNVRCRAGFVIDATGPAAVVPEALGLPAAPATAFRTNSRAVYGHFAGVPTWASRLTMRGANLADHPFPCDAAALHHLLEAAWMWMLRFRDGRLSAGLVLDARRHPPRPDRPPEDEWACRLHAYPALRELFATARVVDPPGRLVATPRLQRRWERVAGAGWALLPHTAGFVDPLHSTGIAHTLGGIERLMRAFERGPGHAHFPERLAAYERAVLAELSLIDGLVAVCYEALPDFRLFTAAAMLYFAATITYEQARARHGFDEAGYLFRAEDPALRRLVDEAHTRLARLRQGKRSEAVVRAFEAWVEAAIAPYNTAGLFHPPVPNMYHHTVAPLVEAEGLRAPGAGTSTAHPGQSRA
- a CDS encoding phosphatase PAP2 family protein, whose product is MLCSCSPRAGTCVVLCVLSLTCLCETATAQPSSDRARFLRWMYRDALALTRTIDERTPLYVASAAAFLLPLSHFDPAINPAIQQRYRGRFGDFLDFANHFGGPGVKLPAVAVFAASLLTRDTHLQDAAFTSLQSLIYAGAISYGLKYAFGRERPFEGDGAHDFDPFSGHTSFPSGHTTAAFALLTPWVLYYPHPVTYGLFALSTGTALARLARDKHWATDVIAGGAIGFLTAYHLSKRHLAERRRLSITPVIAPDALSMSLRLVL
- a CDS encoding IS982 family transposase, which produces MSLTDYIITVFCLIDDMLTEMKDDGLTLRSRGPAPKLADSVVLACEIIGEFLGYDTDSGIFHYFRRHHGAFFPKLLKVHRTTFTRQAANLWAVKQRLHQRLLRRIACDPTLWIIDSFPMPVCRLARAYRCRVLAEEATYGYDEMAKQTFYGLRSHLRVVWPGVVVESELAPANVHDLSVAPALTDEAQGVGLADRNYWSPRLFAELAEAGTRLITPKKRGASPHWSRSLTQKRRRIETVIGQFVERFQAKHVWARDRWHLCNRWLRKLCSHTLAVLLCQQQGLPPLQFAKLITD